One genomic segment of Mesoterricola silvestris includes these proteins:
- a CDS encoding isoaspartyl peptidase/L-asparaginase family protein, which yields MFRSLLLLLAALCAHGAAPFGLAVHGGAGNVTAARIGPEAEKAYRAGLEKALAAGYAILEKGGAALDAVEAAVRSMEENPLFNAGVGATITRDGTHELDAAIMDGRTLKAGSVAGIQHVKSPVGLARLVMERTPHVMLIGEGAEAFARAQGLEPVPNTYFRTPRQWETFLKLKASEKARPTTKDTVGAVALDRHGDLASATSTGGMLDKLPGRVGDAPLIGVGTYADNRTCAVSCTGWGEFFIRAVVAYDVSARMAYQGAPLDKAARAALDAALKLGGEGGLIALDAAGHVTQPFNTPGMFRGFRFSDGRASVALFGEGAL from the coding sequence ATGTTCCGATCCCTTCTCCTCCTCCTGGCGGCGCTCTGCGCCCATGGGGCGGCCCCCTTCGGGCTCGCCGTCCACGGCGGCGCCGGCAACGTCACCGCCGCGCGCATCGGCCCCGAGGCGGAGAAGGCCTACCGCGCGGGCCTCGAGAAGGCGCTGGCGGCGGGCTACGCCATCCTGGAGAAGGGGGGCGCGGCCCTGGACGCCGTGGAGGCCGCGGTGCGGTCCATGGAGGAGAATCCCCTCTTCAACGCCGGGGTGGGCGCCACCATCACCCGGGACGGGACCCACGAACTGGACGCGGCCATCATGGACGGCAGGACCCTCAAGGCCGGGTCCGTGGCGGGCATCCAGCACGTGAAGAGCCCGGTGGGACTGGCCCGGCTCGTCATGGAGAGGACCCCCCACGTGATGCTGATCGGCGAAGGCGCCGAGGCCTTCGCCCGGGCCCAGGGCCTGGAGCCGGTGCCCAACACGTACTTCCGCACCCCGCGCCAGTGGGAGACCTTCCTGAAGCTGAAGGCGTCCGAGAAGGCCCGGCCCACCACCAAGGACACCGTGGGCGCGGTGGCCCTGGACAGGCACGGCGACCTGGCTTCGGCCACCTCCACCGGCGGCATGCTGGACAAGCTCCCGGGCCGCGTGGGGGACGCCCCCCTCATCGGCGTGGGCACCTACGCCGACAACCGCACCTGCGCCGTGTCCTGCACGGGCTGGGGCGAGTTCTTCATCCGCGCGGTGGTGGCCTACGACGTTTCGGCCCGCATGGCCTACCAGGGCGCCCCCCTGGACAAGGCCGCCCGGGCGGCCCTGGACGCGGCGCTCAAGCTGGGCGGCGAAGGCGGCCTCATCGCCCTGGACGCCGCCGGGCACGTGACCCAACCCTTCAATACGCCCGGCATGTTCCGGGGATTCCGCTTCAGCGACGGCCGGGCCTCCGTGGCCCTGTTCGGTGAAGGGGCCTTGTAA
- the ltrA gene encoding group II intron reverse transcriptase/maturase — protein MSEAKPYSISREQVAEAWRLVRANRGAGGVDGETLSMFDKDLEGNLYKIWNRMSSGSYFPPPVKRVEIPKKDGRTRPLGIPTVADRVAQMVAKQVLEPLVEPMFHEDSYGYRPGRSALDAVAKARERCWRLDWVIDLDIKGFFDNLPHDLILKAVRHHTESDSALKWIPLYVERWLKAPAQREDGTLQERTAGTPQGGVISPLLANLFMHYAFDAWMGRVFPNVPFERYADDAVIHCVSLAQAKYVLEGVRRRLKDKGLELHPEKTKIVYCKDDSRPGDHDHTAFDFLSYTFRGRSVKTRDGKLFVGFNPAMSDKAKKAAREAIREWKLTTKMNTKTLSELASFINPIVRGWVNYYGRFHRSECLELLDYLNLVLARWAKRKYKRFHRDWTAAFRWLGDIAHQRQEGLFYHWTLGIRPGGWAGRAG, from the coding sequence GTGTCTGAAGCGAAGCCTTACAGCATTTCCAGGGAACAGGTCGCCGAGGCATGGCGTCTGGTCCGGGCCAACCGGGGAGCAGGGGGCGTGGATGGAGAAACCCTGTCGATGTTTGACAAGGATCTGGAGGGCAACCTCTACAAGATCTGGAATCGGATGTCGTCGGGCAGCTACTTCCCGCCGCCGGTGAAGCGGGTGGAGATTCCCAAAAAGGACGGCCGGACGAGACCCTTGGGCATTCCGACCGTGGCGGACCGAGTGGCCCAGATGGTAGCCAAGCAGGTATTGGAGCCTTTGGTGGAACCCATGTTCCACGAGGACTCCTACGGCTATCGGCCGGGTCGTTCGGCACTGGATGCCGTAGCAAAGGCAAGGGAGCGCTGCTGGCGCCTGGACTGGGTCATCGATCTGGATATCAAAGGATTCTTTGATAACCTGCCGCATGACCTGATCCTCAAGGCGGTTCGGCACCATACCGAGTCGGATTCGGCCCTGAAGTGGATCCCCCTGTACGTGGAACGGTGGCTCAAGGCCCCGGCCCAACGGGAGGACGGAACCCTGCAGGAACGGACGGCGGGAACGCCGCAGGGCGGGGTGATCAGCCCATTGCTGGCCAACCTGTTCATGCACTATGCGTTCGATGCCTGGATGGGGCGGGTCTTTCCGAACGTCCCGTTCGAGCGGTATGCCGACGATGCGGTGATCCATTGCGTGAGCCTGGCCCAGGCCAAATACGTCCTGGAAGGGGTGCGCAGGCGATTGAAGGACAAGGGGCTGGAACTCCACCCGGAGAAAACGAAGATCGTCTACTGTAAGGACGATTCGCGCCCGGGGGACCATGACCACACGGCCTTCGACTTCCTGAGCTACACCTTTCGGGGGCGGTCGGTGAAGACCCGGGACGGAAAGCTCTTTGTGGGCTTCAATCCGGCCATGAGCGACAAGGCGAAGAAGGCCGCTCGGGAAGCCATCCGGGAGTGGAAACTGACGACGAAGATGAACACCAAGACCCTGAGCGAGCTTGCCTCGTTCATCAATCCCATCGTCAGGGGATGGGTCAACTACTATGGGCGGTTCCACCGCTCGGAGTGCCTGGAACTTCTCGACTACCTGAATCTGGTCCTGGCCCGCTGGGCCAAACGGAAATACAAGCGGTTCCACCGGGACTGGACGGCAGCCTTTCGTTGGTTGGGCGACATTGCCCACCAGCGGCAAGAAGGGCTGTTCTACCACTGGACCCTGGGAATACGACCTGGAGGCTGGGCAGGACGAGCCGGATGA
- a CDS encoding GNAT family N-acetyltransferase: MPRPRPRPSAASAVIREMALGDLPAVFALGEKLFPADKWPALYRTWDEYELAVHFASDSETCLVADLDGEVVGFALGTLLEKRGSAWCYGYLLWLGVDGDIGRKGIAGRLFERITEIFIEQGARMIMVDTDAENEAALAFFRKQGFAQENPHVFLSRNLSRDPDYLRHRDGPPPKRRKPATSSRPNYAPGKG, encoded by the coding sequence ATGCCCCGTCCCAGACCCCGTCCCAGCGCCGCCAGCGCCGTCATCCGGGAGATGGCCCTGGGCGACCTTCCCGCCGTCTTCGCCCTGGGGGAGAAGCTCTTCCCCGCCGACAAATGGCCCGCGCTGTACCGCACCTGGGACGAGTACGAACTGGCCGTGCACTTCGCCTCCGACAGCGAGACCTGCCTGGTGGCGGACCTGGACGGCGAGGTGGTGGGCTTCGCCCTGGGCACCCTCCTGGAGAAGCGGGGCAGCGCCTGGTGCTACGGCTACCTCCTGTGGCTGGGCGTGGACGGGGACATCGGCCGCAAGGGCATCGCGGGCCGGCTCTTCGAGCGGATCACGGAGATCTTCATCGAGCAGGGCGCCCGCATGATCATGGTGGACACGGACGCCGAGAACGAGGCCGCCCTGGCCTTCTTCCGCAAGCAGGGCTTCGCCCAGGAGAACCCCCACGTCTTCCTGTCCCGGAACCTCTCCCGGGACCCCGACTACCTCCGGCACCGGGACGGCCCGCCCCCCAAGCGCCGGAAACCCGCCACCTCCAGCCGTCCCAATTACGCGCCAGGCAAGGGCTGA
- a CDS encoding S8 family serine peptidase, which translates to MRLGTPGLYLGLSLLLVAGASPAFSVDAPAKKIELKKLSDLPPHTYVIPGKPSAFVQDPAAVRILAAAVGKDLQKDLDTYDIQDKTTLKRFHGTLAIIAMLEGKEAEVRAHLATVKGLEDKPAQKLMSGLMLGAYLDAKANPGGDFKAAFRKALDKALAALPYQEVQDAIKGQKAAMEIGSANLITGQIAASLDPVITDGKISQDLGGGLLGAAFQLETILPVKAEIVASLTAVLDANRTARKADIWAGRDEALKASASLHPVVIGIWDSGTDVALFKDRLWVNRKEVPGNAKDDDRNGFVDDVNGIAWDLHSNKVVGPLATLEGKPEKIQAAKASLKGFVDLQANVDSPEAGALKKLLSTLPAAEVKDFIEGVSQVSNYSHGTHVSGIAAKGNPAARLLVDRITFDYHVHPETPTLEQAAKDAAAMVQSVAYFKAHGVRVVNMSWGGDLKSIDHALELNHAGGTPEERRLLAKKIYDIGYKALDKAITAAPGVLFVVAAGNSNNDVKFDEVFPSSFRKPNVLIVGAVDQAGDQTSFTSFGNVDVFANGFEVESCVPGGELMKFSGTSMAAPNVTNLAGKLLALKPALGTQAVKDLIIKGAEEKVVAGKTIRLIHPARTLELARH; encoded by the coding sequence ATGCGTCTTGGCACCCCTGGCCTTTACCTCGGCCTTTCCCTGCTCCTCGTCGCGGGAGCTTCCCCCGCCTTTTCCGTCGATGCGCCGGCGAAAAAGATCGAACTCAAGAAGCTCTCCGATCTCCCCCCCCACACCTACGTCATCCCCGGCAAGCCCAGCGCCTTCGTCCAGGATCCGGCGGCCGTGCGGATCCTGGCGGCGGCCGTGGGCAAGGACCTCCAGAAGGACCTGGACACCTACGACATCCAGGACAAGACCACCCTCAAGCGCTTCCACGGGACCCTGGCCATCATCGCCATGCTGGAGGGGAAGGAGGCGGAAGTGCGCGCCCACCTGGCCACCGTGAAGGGGCTGGAGGACAAGCCCGCCCAGAAGCTCATGAGCGGGCTGATGCTGGGCGCCTACCTGGATGCCAAGGCCAACCCGGGCGGGGACTTCAAGGCCGCCTTCCGCAAGGCCCTGGACAAGGCCCTCGCGGCCCTGCCCTACCAGGAGGTGCAGGACGCCATCAAGGGCCAGAAGGCCGCCATGGAGATCGGCTCGGCCAACCTCATCACCGGCCAGATCGCGGCGAGCCTGGACCCGGTCATCACGGACGGCAAGATCAGCCAGGACCTGGGCGGAGGCCTCCTCGGCGCGGCCTTCCAGCTGGAGACGATCCTGCCCGTGAAGGCGGAGATCGTGGCCAGCCTCACGGCGGTGCTGGATGCCAACAGGACCGCCCGCAAGGCCGACATCTGGGCGGGCCGGGACGAGGCCCTTAAGGCGTCGGCTTCGCTCCATCCCGTGGTCATCGGCATCTGGGATTCGGGCACGGACGTCGCCCTCTTCAAGGACCGGCTCTGGGTGAACCGGAAGGAAGTCCCCGGCAACGCCAAGGACGACGACCGCAACGGGTTCGTGGACGACGTCAACGGCATCGCCTGGGACCTGCATTCCAACAAGGTCGTGGGCCCCCTGGCCACGCTGGAGGGCAAACCGGAGAAGATCCAGGCCGCCAAGGCCTCCCTGAAGGGCTTCGTGGATCTCCAGGCCAACGTGGATTCGCCCGAGGCCGGCGCCCTCAAGAAGCTCCTTTCGACCCTGCCCGCCGCCGAGGTCAAGGACTTCATCGAGGGCGTCAGCCAGGTCAGCAACTACAGCCACGGCACCCACGTCTCGGGCATCGCCGCCAAGGGCAACCCCGCGGCCCGGCTCCTGGTGGACCGCATCACCTTCGACTACCACGTGCATCCCGAGACGCCCACCCTCGAGCAGGCCGCGAAGGACGCCGCGGCGATGGTGCAGTCCGTGGCCTACTTCAAGGCCCACGGCGTGCGGGTGGTCAACATGAGCTGGGGCGGCGACCTCAAGAGCATCGACCACGCCCTGGAGCTGAACCACGCGGGGGGCACCCCCGAGGAGCGGCGCCTCCTGGCCAAGAAGATCTACGACATCGGCTACAAGGCCCTGGACAAGGCCATCACGGCCGCCCCCGGCGTCCTCTTCGTGGTGGCCGCGGGCAACTCCAACAACGATGTGAAATTCGACGAGGTCTTCCCCAGTTCCTTCCGCAAGCCCAATGTGCTGATCGTCGGGGCCGTGGACCAGGCCGGGGACCAGACGTCCTTCACGAGCTTCGGCAACGTGGATGTCTTCGCCAACGGCTTCGAGGTGGAATCCTGCGTCCCCGGCGGCGAGCTCATGAAGTTCAGCGGCACCAGCATGGCCGCCCCCAATGTCACCAACCTCGCCGGCAAGCTCCTGGCCCTCAAGCCCGCCCTGGGCACCCAGGCCGTCAAGGACCTCATCATCAAGGGCGCCGAGGAAAAGGTGGTGGCCGGCAAAACCATCCGCCTCATCCACCCCGCCCGCACGCTGGAACTGGCCCGGCACTAG
- the purD gene encoding phosphoribosylamine--glycine ligase: protein MKILLIGSGGREHALAMKLKSGPVPVELFAAPGSDALAELGTCLAYPVEDIPGITAWCARHRPDLVVVGPEVPLVAGLADALRREGVAVFGHDAATARLEGSKAFAKDFMVRHGIPCAGSRTFTALEAAEEAIRTWDLGLPIVLKADGLAAGKGVVLAGSPGEALATVRAFMAGQFGEASRTVVLEAPLVGMELSLHVLVDVDAGHAAFVMLPPCQDHKRIFDGDRGPNTGGMGAFGPIPFLSASDLDRLRRDLVEPTVAGLAKDGLRARGVLFLGVMWTARGPELLEYNVRFGDPETQVLMELLDEDLATLLLEVAQGRLRRDSVKLRPGCAITVVLAAGGYPEGAEKDVPIALGAPGGVKVVHAGTRRTPAGWVTAGGRVLNLVATAPDLEAARARVEAAVAQVGWPGMQRRSDIGLRALNHAKAGRTVGDAFL from the coding sequence ATGAAGATCCTGCTCATCGGCTCCGGCGGCCGGGAACATGCCTTGGCCATGAAGCTGAAGTCCGGGCCCGTCCCCGTGGAGCTCTTCGCGGCGCCCGGCAGCGACGCCCTCGCGGAACTGGGCACATGCCTGGCCTACCCCGTGGAGGATATCCCCGGGATCACCGCCTGGTGCGCGCGCCACCGGCCCGACCTGGTGGTGGTGGGTCCCGAGGTTCCGCTGGTGGCGGGGCTCGCCGACGCCCTGCGCCGGGAGGGCGTGGCCGTCTTCGGCCACGACGCCGCCACCGCGCGCCTGGAGGGAAGCAAGGCCTTTGCCAAGGATTTCATGGTCCGCCACGGCATCCCCTGCGCCGGGAGCCGGACCTTCACCGCCCTGGAGGCCGCCGAGGAGGCCATCCGGACCTGGGACCTGGGCCTGCCCATCGTCCTCAAGGCCGACGGCCTCGCCGCGGGCAAGGGCGTGGTGCTGGCCGGGAGCCCCGGGGAGGCCCTGGCCACCGTGAGGGCCTTCATGGCCGGCCAGTTCGGCGAAGCCTCCCGCACCGTGGTGCTGGAAGCCCCGCTCGTGGGCATGGAGCTCTCCCTGCACGTCCTGGTGGACGTGGACGCCGGCCACGCCGCCTTCGTCATGCTCCCCCCCTGCCAGGACCACAAGCGCATCTTCGACGGGGACCGGGGGCCCAACACCGGCGGCATGGGAGCCTTCGGCCCCATCCCCTTCCTTTCCGCCTCCGACCTGGACCGGCTGCGCAGGGACCTGGTGGAGCCCACCGTGGCCGGCCTGGCCAAGGACGGCCTGCGCGCGCGCGGGGTGCTCTTCCTGGGGGTGATGTGGACGGCCCGGGGCCCGGAGCTCCTGGAATACAACGTGCGCTTCGGGGACCCCGAGACCCAGGTGCTCATGGAGCTCCTGGACGAGGACCTGGCCACCCTGCTGCTGGAGGTGGCCCAGGGCCGCCTGCGCCGGGATTCCGTGAAGCTCCGCCCCGGCTGCGCCATCACCGTGGTGCTGGCCGCCGGCGGCTACCCCGAGGGCGCCGAGAAGGACGTCCCCATCGCCCTGGGAGCCCCCGGGGGCGTCAAGGTCGTCCATGCCGGAACCCGCAGGACCCCCGCGGGCTGGGTCACCGCCGGCGGCCGCGTCCTGAACCTCGTGGCCACGGCCCCGGACCTGGAGGCCGCCCGCGCCAGGGTGGAGGCCGCCGTCGCCCAGGTGGGCTGGCCAGGCATGCAGAGGCGGAGCGACATCGGGCTGCGGGCCCTGAACCACGCGAAGGCGGGGCGGACGGTGGGGGACGCGTTCCTGTAG
- a CDS encoding efflux transporter outer membrane subunit produces the protein MSRRLLPLAALVLTGCALGPNYRRPEAQPPAAFRGQAQAEAASLADQPWWDVFGDPALKVLVAEALKSNFDARAATWRVEEYRARLGIERAGWLPAIVPGATWARGRQSTYSTSGHDLGQGYDVRAGVSWELDLWGRVRRLNEAALATYLGAQDARRGVYLATLAQTAAAYFELRELDHRLEIAKATTAAFGETYDLFSRRLAGGAASALEAARARAAKASAAATIPVLERQIQAQENLLCLLLGRGPGPIARGRDLARQPLPPAIPAGLPSALLERRPDLREAEARLVAANAAVGVAKASQFPTLSLTGLLGGAAPELSRITGPGTEWSVGASLTGPVLQGLRLQRQKDAAVAQWQQARVRWQAAVSGAFGEVSSALVAYQKEAEAEKELAGAVDALKEAVALANLRYTAGLSNYLEVLDAQQQLFPAENALSQARLARLLTMVQLYKALGGGWNLADPGAMDPGA, from the coding sequence ATGAGCCGCCGCCTGCTGCCCCTGGCGGCCCTGGTGCTGACCGGCTGCGCCCTGGGCCCCAACTACCGGCGCCCGGAGGCCCAGCCCCCCGCGGCCTTCCGGGGCCAGGCCCAGGCCGAGGCCGCCTCCCTGGCCGACCAGCCCTGGTGGGACGTCTTCGGCGATCCGGCCCTCAAGGTCCTGGTGGCCGAGGCCCTCAAGAGCAATTTCGACGCCCGCGCCGCCACCTGGCGCGTGGAGGAGTACCGCGCGCGCCTGGGCATCGAGCGCGCCGGATGGCTTCCCGCCATCGTTCCCGGCGCCACCTGGGCGCGGGGCCGGCAATCCACCTACTCCACCAGCGGCCACGACCTGGGCCAGGGCTACGATGTGCGCGCGGGGGTCTCCTGGGAACTGGATCTCTGGGGCCGGGTGCGGCGCCTGAACGAGGCGGCCCTGGCCACCTACCTGGGCGCCCAGGACGCCCGCAGGGGCGTGTACCTCGCCACCCTCGCCCAGACCGCGGCCGCCTATTTCGAGCTGCGCGAGCTGGACCACCGCCTGGAGATCGCGAAAGCCACCACCGCGGCCTTCGGCGAGACCTACGATCTCTTCAGCCGGCGCCTGGCGGGGGGCGCCGCCTCGGCCCTCGAGGCGGCCCGGGCCCGGGCCGCGAAGGCCTCCGCCGCCGCCACCATCCCCGTCCTGGAGAGGCAGATCCAGGCCCAGGAGAACCTCCTGTGCCTGCTCCTGGGCCGCGGACCGGGCCCCATCGCCCGGGGCCGGGACCTGGCCCGGCAGCCCCTGCCCCCCGCCATTCCCGCGGGCCTTCCCTCGGCGCTCCTGGAACGCCGCCCCGATCTCCGGGAGGCCGAGGCGCGCCTGGTGGCCGCCAACGCCGCCGTGGGCGTGGCGAAAGCCAGCCAGTTCCCCACGCTGAGCCTCACGGGCCTGCTGGGCGGCGCCGCCCCCGAGCTGAGCCGCATCACCGGCCCGGGAACGGAATGGTCCGTGGGCGCCTCCCTCACGGGCCCCGTGCTCCAGGGCTTGCGCCTCCAGCGCCAGAAGGACGCCGCCGTGGCCCAGTGGCAGCAGGCCCGGGTGCGCTGGCAGGCCGCCGTCTCCGGCGCCTTCGGGGAGGTGTCTTCGGCCCTGGTGGCCTACCAGAAGGAGGCCGAAGCCGAGAAGGAACTGGCCGGGGCCGTGGATGCCCTCAAGGAGGCCGTGGCCCTGGCCAACCTCCGCTACACCGCGGGCCTCTCCAACTACCTGGAGGTCCTGGACGCCCAGCAGCAGCTGTTCCCCGCGGAAAACGCCCTCTCCCAGGCGAGGCTGGCCAGGCTGCTCACGATGGTGCAGCTCTACAAGGCCCTGGGCGGAGGGTGGAACCTCGCGGATCCCGGGGCGATGGACCCGGGGGCCTGA